In Oryza brachyantha chromosome 1, ObraRS2, whole genome shotgun sequence, the following are encoded in one genomic region:
- the LOC102718233 gene encoding pentatricopeptide repeat-containing protein At1g30610, chloroplastic yields MVAPPSVLNLGGCGVLLPASAADSSASHGLLLRRGRGWGSGRVSVAPLGWGLTRRGGVFDARADGSGASGAVASGEGGPGSSGLRHIEKDLTFSPTFTDYVKIMESVKLDRSKSLQGHESDGNNSRRSFTGNDDAWVVRRGDGRSGDGRSKSFDERKGAQRNRGDANRRGMKLGNNDIQNNSTRLVEKKMLDDVAKSHRRQGKVEEYVQRRIVRGERRENEGNGDKSEHWKFTSQLKMKDTRGSLVAHQPERNKHVQWNGPNSLRGQKASERSKHVLSNGRNSLPGQKSLILSRSPPNSRIILESTKPMVVREKENISRTSRSVQENNFNYPRERKISNYDVKADGKFQRYKQTTEFSGRDLVLGKFGQGDINFNKSTVGKRYVNEWPKSGHDGHRMDGLKHVKSEAIRMQRGENAQAGKFIRRDAEATDLDDRAAFKSFEVFTDVRNRSRVLQMELEDKIQKLASRLNATDVNTPEWKFSKMIHDAKIKFSDYSILRIVQILGRYGNWKRVLQVVEWLQSRERFKSYKSRYIYTTVLDVLGKAKRPFEALNVFYTMLDQLSSYPDMAAYHCIAVTLGQAGLVKELFDVIDRMHSPPTKKFKLSPIQNWDPRLEPDLIVYNAVLNACVQQKQWEGAFWVLQQLKEKNIHPTNTTYGLVMEVMLVCGKYNLVYEFFSKVEKSSIPGALNYKVLINALWREGKVDEAVMAVKDMESRGIVGSASLYYDLARCLCSGGRCKEALLQVEKICKVANKPLVVTYTGLIQTCIDNGSMENAKYIFEEMCKYCSPNNITCNIMLKSYTKHGMFEDAKGLLENILNGRITSKVELSQKAIADKFTFNTFMEACAETKRWNDFEYAFRKMLSSGYHFDERRHLRMVLDAYRNGKEQLLEDVWNYLCHHGRVPPAPMIMERFCLKLRQGDTVAAITCINTFQESKIRNVSSMSWFKLLNRNADRLKEDNIIKLVYELNKLVASSGHSDSLYQNILSSCTEFLSGSSSVEKGSRDQQMLPCTS; encoded by the exons ATGGTGGCGCCGCCGAGCGTGCTCAACCTGGGCGGATGCGGGGTCTTGCTCCCCGCCTCGGCTGCTGACTCGAGCGCGTCTCACGGGCTCTTGttgaggagggggagggggtgggggAGCGGGAGGGTCTCCGTTGCGCCGTTGGGTTGGGGTTTGACGAGGAGAGGCGGGGTTTTTGACGCGAGAGCCGATGGTTCTGGAGCTTCGGGTGCCGTCGCCAGCGGCGAGGGTGGTCCCGGTTCGTCGGGGTTGCGGCACATCGAGAAGGACCTGACGTTTAGCCCGACTTTCACCGACTATGTGAAGATCATGGAGTCGGTGAAGTTGGACAGGAGCAAGAGTCTGCAGGGCCATGAATCGGATGGAAATAACTCGAGGAGGAGTTTCACGGGCAATGATGATGCATGGGTCGTTCGACGAGGCGATGGGAGGTCAGGTGATGGAAGGAGTAAATCTTTTGATGAGAGAAAGGGTGCTCAGAGGAACAGAGGGGATGCCAATAGGAGGGGTATGAAATTAGGAAATAATGATATTCAGAACAATAGTACTAGGTTAGTAGAGAAAAAGATGCTGGATGATGTTGCGAAGAGTCATAGGAGACAGGGAAAGGTTGAAGAATATGTACAGAGAAGAATTGTTCGAGGTGAGCGGAGAGAAAATGAAGGCAATGGTGATAAAAGTGAGCACTGGAAGTTTACATCTCAGTTGAAGATGAAAGATACTAGAGGTAGTTTGGTTGCTCATCAACCAGAGAGAAACAAGCATGTTCAGTGGAATGGACCGAACAGTTTGCGAGGACAGAAGGCTTCAGAGAGAAGCAAACATGTTCTGTCGAATGGACGAAACAGTTTACCAGGACAGAAGTCCTTGATCTTAAGCCGTAGTCCTCCGAATAGCAGAATTATATTGGAGAGTACCAAGCCTATGGTAgtaagggaaaaagagaacaTTAGTAGGACATCAAGAAGTGTACAGGAGAACAATTTCAATTATCCTAGGGAGAGAAAGATTTCCAACTATGATGTCAAAGCTGATGGTAAATTTCAAAGATACAAGCAAACAACAGAATTTTCAGGGAGAGACCTTGTATTGGGTAAATTTGGACAGGGTGATATTAATTTTAACAAGTCTACTGTAGGCAAAAGATATGTCAATGAGTGGCCAAAGTCTGGGCATGATGGTCATCGAATGGATGGTTTGAAGCACGTCAAATCTGAAGCAATTCGAATGCAGAGAGGGGAAAATGCTCAAGCTGGGAAGTTTATTAGGAGGGATGCAGAGGCTACAGACTTGGACGACAGAGCTGCTTTCAAGAGTTTTGAAGTATTCACTGATGTCAGAAACAGGTCACGGGTTCTTCAAATGGAACTGGAAGATAAAATTCAGAAGTTAGCTAGTCG GTTGAATGCTACAGATGTGAATACTCCAGAGTGGAAATTCTCCAAAATGATTCATGATGCAAAAATCAAATTCTCTGACTACTCTATCCTAAGGATTGTCCAAATATTGGGTCGATATGGAAACTGGAAACGGGTTTTGCAAGTTGTTGAATGGCTTCAATCACGTGAAAGATTCAAGTCCTACAAGAGCAG GTATATTTATACAACAGTGCTTGATGTTCTTGGGAAGGCAAAGAGACCTTTTGAGGCATTGAATGTATTTTACACCATGCTG GATCAATTGTCCTCTTATCCAGACATGGCGGCCTACCATTGTATTGCTGTGACTCTTGGTCAAGCTGGTCTTGTAAAAGAGCTGTTCGATGTGATTGATCGTATGCATTCTCCTCCTACAAAGAAGTTTAAGCTAAGTCCTATCCAGAACTGGGATCCTCGGTTGGAACCAGACCTCATTGTGTACAATGCG GTTCTGAATGCTTGTGTGCAACAAAAGCAATGGGAAGGGGCATTCTGGGTTCTGCAACAGTTGAAAGAGAAGAATATCCACccaacaaatacaacatatgGTCTTGTAATGGAG GTAATGCTTGTTTGTGGCAAGTACAACTTGGTGTACGAGTTCTTCAGTAAGGTGGAGAAATCGTCAATTCCTGGTGCTTTGAACTATAAAG TTCTCATTAATGCGCTTTGGAGAGAAGGAAAGGTTGATGAGGCAGTGATGGCGGTGAAGGATATGGAAAGTCGTGGAATAGTTGGTTCTGCCAGTCTTTATTATGACCTTGCTCGGTGCCTTTGCAGTGGTGGCCGGTGCAAAGAGGCACTTCTCCAG GTTGAGAAGATTTGCAAGGTCGCAAACAAACCACTAGTTGTTACGTACACAGGACTGATCCAAACTTGTATAGACAATGGAAGCATGGAAAATGctaaatacatatttgaagaaaTGTGCAAGTACTGCTCACCTAATAACATCACGTGTAACATCATGCTGAAGTCATACACCAAACATGGAATGTTTGAGGACGCGAAAGGTCTATTGGAGAATATTCTCAATGGTAGGATAACGAGTAAAGTGGAATTGAGTCAGAAGGCAATTGCTGACAAGTTTACTTTCAATACTTTCATGGAGGCCTGTGCTGAAACAAAGAGGTGGAATGATTTTGAGTATGCATTCCGCAAAATGTTATCTAGTGGCTACCACTTTGATGAACGAAGGCACCTTCGTATGGTGCTTGATGCATATAGGAATGGGAAG GAGCAGTTATTAGAAGATGTATGGAATTACCTGTGCCACCATGGCCGAGTTCCGCCTGCCCCTATGATAATGGAGAGATTTTGCCTGAAACTGAGACAAGGTGACACGGTGGCGGCGATCACCTGCATCAATACCTTTCAGGAGAGCAAGATACGCAATGTTTCATCCATGTCCTGGTTTAAACTGCTGAACCGTAATGCGGATCGCTTGAAGGAGGATAATATTATCAAGCTAGTTTATGAACTCAACAAACTTGTAGCCTCGAGTGGTCACTCTGATTCtttgtatcaaaatattttaagtagCTGTACAGAGTTCCTTTCTGGTTCCTCCTCTGTAGAAAAGGGATCTCGTGATCAGCAGATGCTTCCATGTACCTCATAA
- the LOC102703629 gene encoding tubby-like F-box protein 1: MPRETTTPPAAAERGEVPEVVEMEAGEGEDGQAEAEDQEERWARLLPELMSEVVRRVEASGGERWPARKDVVSCACVCRRWRDAAVAVVRPPAESGKITFPSSLKQPGPREFPMQCFIKRNKKNSTFYLYLGLTSATVDKGKFLMAARRFRRGPHTEYIVSLDADDLSQGSNAYMGKLRSDFWGTNFKIYDSKPPYDGAKASSSRSSRRFGSRRISPQVSAGNYEVGQVSYKYNLLKSRGPRRMYCALECPSTQETWENCLKTKFRKPTGSTVLRNKAPRWHEHLQCWCLNFHGRVTVASVKNFQLVAAADPNDPSSSKDEETVLLQFGKVDDNIFTMDYRQPLSAFQAFAISLSSFGTKLACE; this comes from the exons ATGCCTCgggagacgacgacgccgccggcggcggctgagcgCGGAGAGGTGCCCGAGGTGGTGGAGATGGaagcgggggagggggaggacgggcaggcggaggcggaggaccAGGAGGAGAGGTGGGCGCGGCTGCTGCCGGAGCTGATGTCCGAGGTGGTGCGGCGCGTGGAGGcgtccggcggcgagcggtggccggcgcggAAGGACGTGGTCTCCTGCGCGTGCGTgtgccggcggtggcgggacgccgccgtcgccgtcgtgcgccCGCCCGCGGAGTCCGGCAAGATCACCTTCCCGTCCTCGCTCAAGCAG CCAGGCCCAAGGGAGTTCCCGATGCAATGTTTTATTAAGCGGAATAAGAAGAACTCTACGTTCTACCTCTACCTTGGATTGACAAGTG CAACTGTGGATAAAGGGAAGTTCCTCATGGCGGCTAGAAGGTTTAGGCGTGGTCCCCATACAGAGTACATCGTATCCCTTGATGCTGATGACCTTTCACAAGGAAGCAATGCATACATGGGGAAACTGAG ATCTGATTTTTGGGGGACAAActtcaaaatatatgatagCAAGCCACCATATGATGGTGCTAAAGCATCAAGTAGTCGATCCAGTCGGCGCTTTGGAAGTAGAAGGATAAGTCCCCAAGTGTCAGCGGGCAACTATGAAGTTGGACAGGTTTCCTACAAATACAACCTGCTCAAATCCAGAGGTCCTAGGAGAATGTATTGTGCACTTGAGTGCCCTTCAACTCAAGAGACATGGGAAAACTGTCTAAAGACAAAGTTCAGAAAACCCACCGGGAGCACAGTTCTAAGAAACAAAGCTCCCCGCTGGCATGAGCACTTGCAGTGCTGGTGCTTGAATTTCCATGGGCGGGTAACAGTTGCATCCGTCAAGAATTTCCAACTGGTTGCTGCCGCGGACCCCAATGACCCTTCTAGCTCCAAGGATGAGGAAACAGTTCTGCTGCAGTTCGGTAAGGTTGATGACAATATATTCACGATGGATTACCGGCAGCCTCTCTCAGCATTTCAAGCCTTTGCTATCAGCCTCAGCAGCTTTGGTACCAAGCTAGCTTGTGAATAG